aacaaggtGTCTTTGAACCAGTGCACCGCCATGCAACACGCATACAAAGCCAATGCGCGAGGCAATGCTTTTTTTCACGGGTAGTCGCATTCCAAACCGATGACTTTCAAACTGGGCTCGCCGCTGACAGCACTACCGGGGACTGACAGCCTTTTAAAATGGTCGACCATCGCAGGCAGACACGGTCGACCCAGGCCAATGTTACTTGCCTCACGCAGTTCGCTCGGGCAAAAGGGAAGCATAAAACGcacacaaccaaaccaaaatgtGGCCTGGCTTCAAGCATACGCTTTTAAGGCATGTTCAATATGCTGCACAAATCTCAcctaaaatgaaataaagaaGAGTTTGAAACAAGTAGCGAATGAGAGAAGTGAAAGAGAGACGGATTTGAGTCAACAAACCGCGGGTTGAAGAAGCAACAACGTAGCGTCtcataaaagaaaacgcaTACCCGAAAAAACCCCTAGGCAGAGTTCTTTGCTCACCGGTGGTAACGTACTACCGCTTCTTCATCCCCTCATAACTACCCCtccaacatacacacacatcatGTATCGATCGACGGATGCACACTCATACCGCGTGTGGATCCATGGGAACGCAGAGCTACCAACGCGAGCGGCCAACTCGTTGGTGTTATTTTTGCCCTCTGCTCTTGCTGTTAGTCCCGACTCGTTCTCCAAAACCGACTTTGCGATCGACAGCCGGGAACTGATCGGCGGCGGGCTGACGTTGCCCGTGGTGTTGTTATTTTCCTCCCATCCTTTTCCACCCTTTCTTCGGTACCTTGCTCCAGTTGCAGTGAGAGGGTTCCCGTGTTCATCGTGCGCAAAGGCTCCACAGGTTCGCTTCTTCAATCAGTCGCGCGCGCTTCTTTCTGGACGCCAACTCCCAACCCGTGTAcgagaatggaatggaaaaagaacATAACAAGCTTGCGTGTGGCAATAATGCCATGAAGCACCACACCATCACGCAGCATTGCTGCGCGGTCTATGCTCTCTATGGGAATGGAAATGACGGCAACAGCGCAAATGCAAGATGATCGTCGAAAGGCGGTGAGCAACGAAAGATCTGCCTGCGCGAGCGCTCTCTCCGCAGGCTGCGAGATTCGACTCGGCCAGACCAAGCAAAAGGCTAAAGTACGTCGCCACCGTGTAAAGCCGCACCGGGACAACACATCTACATGCAATGTATCCTACAACGCGACGCCTCTAAAACAGGTTACGGAGATGCATCCGATGGCGACAAACTCGCGCAGAGTCTGCAGTGTCCCCGATTTTTCGCTGTCCCTTATCTTATCCTTTGCTTTCGCTTCGAAATGATCGATTATCCAGGCGAGTTCTTCGCTTTGTCTGCCAGTTCCTTCACCATCACGCTCAGCACTTGTGTGCCTATATCGGTATCTTATCTGCAATGACGGATTATTCGATGCGATCTATTCACTTGAATGATGATTATTATACGACTTATAGCTGACAATTATCAGTCCCACATCAAAACAAGCTTATAAGAAATGTCTATTTCCGATGGAGCAACATTACCCAAGAATGTCACCAGATATCTAAAAACCTTCCGCTACTCCAAAATGTCCTCTATGCGTATGATTCATTTCGTATTTGAAATCCTCGCTATTCCTACGGCCACCGACATTATGAATCATGGTGCGATCGTGCTTATGcatattcaaaaacaaaagtgCGATCAAGCAACACCACCGATCGGGGCGATCTCCAACGATTGATTGGGGATGATTCGAAATTCAGCTTCCTTCTGTCCAATCCCAACCTCCTCCGTCCTCCCAAAACCCGAAGTTGTCGTTGGCGAGGTCGACAGACGTAGGGTGGAAAAGGAAATGCCAATAATTTAACCATCCACCGGTAACTAGCTAAAGTGCGCTTTCGCCTGCAGATCAATGCTTCTCCTCCTCGAGTTCGGTGGGGCTGTGCCTCGCACCCTTCAGTACCACCCCGCACAGGTGGTACCATACATTTCCTGCACTTTAGTTCCTCTTGGAAGCTTGAGAGTAgtagttgttgttggttgttttatAGACTTTGAGCTGGGCAATCGAGTGTAGGATGCGCGAGTGTGCGATGGCTAATGTGTTTCAATCCTCACCTGAACTGAGTTCTATCCTCCACGGTATCACGGCCGAAAGAGATCGACGAAAGACGATGAAGCAAAAACGGCATAAAATGATTCGTGTATTCTCTGCTGCCTCGCTTGACTTCTCGGTGCGATGAAGATGCTGGACCTGGCTGGTTGGTGCGGGTGGTTTGAATATCTTCGACATCTTCTCAACCTCGCAAATCGTACTGCCTTTTCGCTGCTTCTTCGAACTCGGAGCATGATGTTTCGGTATCCTATCCGAATTCGGATTGGGGAAATATGACGATGATGCAGAGACGTTTGCCAGAGTAGATTTAAGTTCAATGATTCATTCGGCATTTCTCTTCTCAGGCTTTTCTACTCGATCGGGCGGGTTGATagggaaggaaaggaaatgtaGCCTGTTGGGGGTGTTGTCAACGGAGGAGAAGATAGGGGTGAAGGTGGGAAGACAAAGATGTACTGGAGCGGATGCATTTTTCAGCCGAACGATGATTCACGTTCAGCTCATGCTCCTTTTACTCAGCCCATCCTTCCTTCGATTTCCTCCTCATTATACGATCTCCTTGCCCTGGACCTTCTGGGCTAGATCGTAGATGATCTCCTTGTAGATAAGTGGATCGATATTCTTGCCCAGCTGATACAATATGAACCAATCGCCCATCTGGCACCGGGAAGCGATCAATTCCACCTCGTCGTGCCCCGACAGCCGAGAGCGAGCGCGCAGCATTAGCAGCCTCAGTTTGGGCATCATGATCACAGCAAAGCGGTACATCAGCGAGATGCCGGTCAGAATGGTGAGCAAAATGAACCAGAACCACAAGAACACGTAGATCTTCTCGTTGACGATGTTCAACGGCAGCACACACAGTCCGTCGAATTTCTGCACGCTTCCCGAGGGACCATATTTATGGAACGTACATTTGGTCACCTTTGGGAAGACACGGGCCATCGGATCACCACGCTCTTCCGGTTCCATCTCAGTGAAACGTACCACTTCGCTACCGTACGTCGAGAACTCTCCGTCGAGGAAAAAGTCCATAAAGTAAATTTGACCAAGCACGTTCACAAAATTCAGCACCTCGCAGAAGAAGAACCGCATCGCGTAGAAGTTGTGTCCCTTGATGTTGTCCGCGAAATAGTCGACCAGGATCTTCTTGCGCTCCTTCGCCTCTTCGTTCATGATGGGCATATTGAGATCGAGCACCAGCATCTTGATCCGACCGCCTTCCCACGTCTTCCATAGGTAACGGGGCACGTAGAATAGCATGGCTTGGAAGAACAGGACGAAGCACACCCACTGGTAGTACTTGTGGTACTTCACCTCATCGTGACCGTCGACGTGGCTTGCGACACCCGGTTGCACGATATCCTTGCCAGCGATTCCGGTCAGGCGGTTCGGGATGGTAAACGTCGAGTAAATCCAGCAGTATGTGTCCATTACGTTGAGCGGAATCTCATCGACGATGCAATCGATCGGATCACCGATGTACTGTCGCGAGGTGACTAGCAGCGAGAACGCTATTAGGATGATGACCGTCGCTTTGTAATGCAGCCTGAAGATGTTGTTATCGATGCACACCTGGTCTAGCTTCAGCAGACCCTTCACGGATCCGAACACATCAAACATGGTACCGCCGTCACACTTCGCTTTAGGAAAGAATAATCACACTCTCCCGCTAATTATCACCCAGTCACACTTTCTTTTACAGTCAAAATACGCCTAATCAGCGCAAACGACGCGACGCTTCACCAGACACCGCACTAGGAAAGTTCTCCGAACAAGGGAAGGAAGGGGTGTACTGCGGCGTACTACGGAAATCACGGCGTGCCCTTTGTGACACGCATAAAGTAGCTATTACCGACGCTATGCACTGTAAATAATCACGAAAAGACAAAAGAATCGAAAATCAACACACGgatgatgaaataaataacgCGCTGTTGCCAATGGTGACGCGTTGTCAAAAGATGCGATTACTGGGCAACGAATTTCATTCACTGCGTACACTATTTTCACTGATTTCTAATCTAAAACGATGCATTTGTAATTCTAAAAAACTTTTCGAGTTCAAACAAAAGATAAAACTGGttttttataccaaaaagtgGTATTTTTCGAGGAGCATGCACTGCAACACCTCTTACCTTCACTGATGTCGTAAAAAAATTGTCGATGCTGctggatgtgtgtgtatgatatTTGCGATGAATGTGGCCGATTGAACGCACTGTTGTTCTCACAGTGCATTGTGACCGGTAGGTGACGTACAAATTTCCACTGTTTGATAACGGATTATTAAAcaacggaaaataaaaaatgaaacaggCACGGGAAGAAGACGgttggaaataaatttaaaaataattcattgtCAAGCCCACTGGACTGAGGCTTAATCAGAAACATTGGATGTACAATATTGTAACATAACAATACTATGtcattttgttgaaataaaaatcccaCTGttcttattttaaatttttcattccataGTTCAACAGAGCCCATTTCAGGAAAAAAAGACGGTAAAAGATTAGGTAAAAGATTTTTGTAGTCCCACGCCCAATAGGGTTCGAAGCTACCCTTGACACAATTTTGACAAGACGCAATGGACTGAGCGCAGTCATGGcggggacaaaaaaaaagttttttgtttaatttttgttctgGTTGCAATGGTAGTTTTAAACAGTACGTAAAAGAAAATGCAGTCGAAATTAAGATAAAATTTAGTAAATGAGCTATTTTATTAAATGAAGAATTTATAACTTAAAGTTTTTGCACACGTCACGCAtggaattttcattaaaattatttaaatatgtaGTAGTATATAACGCTAGAATgtattcatgaaaaatttaattaacaccTTATTAAAAATATGCTAGAACAATGTATTTtccatttaaaaattaaaaaaaaatatttataacgTTTCTGATGTAGATTTTTTATGATAATAATTGAAAtatcattaatatttaaaaagttcaatgctttaaatataatatttggaaaatatatttccataaattttcataattttcaaaaacagAATTGCTTTTCACTATAAgagcaacgaaaacaaaaattgcaacaaaccccataaatattttaatttctctcATCATGATCAATTTGAGCCCATAGTACACCAAATATGTCCAGGGAAACTTCAAACCCTATGGGAGGGGGCGGGGCTAAAAAATCTTTTACCAAAAGGACAGATAAATAAGAGAAAAGAGACAGAGAGCAAATTCGAACatggatttaaaattttcgAACTTGCAACTGGCacagaaattttttttttgccaaaaagGGGATCTTGATTTCGGCTGATGTAATTATAATTGTTGCCCTTCGTATTATACGGATCATTGCCCATGAACATATCTTAGTTGAGGTGTTGATTTTCAGTGAATACCTAACAATACATACAATACGGACATACAGTGTGTATATAAGCGGTCTGTTGTATGCAATGTtgctcaacattgcatacgaagttgcgcgccatcttgctcggctggtactacCCAGTGGGCAAAATTGTATgcaatcccatacaaaaacaacagggTCAATTAAGGGTCTACTTGGGGACAATTATAAGAGTTTTAAATGACCCACTTGCGTCCAAGCGCTGTcatagtgtgcgtgtgttgcgcCGCTGCTGCCGTGCTTCTCACTACTACATGCGCATTACCCTAGCCGTGCTTTCGGATGGATTGAAAAGTGACTCGCAAGAAATTATCGGTTTAATGCATAATTAATCGCaaattttattgattattttttaaatgatagcatttaatgtttttaactATTATTACCTTTAATTAAGCTGCATATTGCATAGGTGAATTGATCACCGGACCGTCGCAAACTGAAGATGAATGTTGTTCCCATACTGCTTCACAAGGAACTTTTCAATCCTCTCGTTTGGTTTGATGACAACGACAGATCCTTCCGCGCACTTGTTAACTTCATTACCGCTGCACACTTTAATAATCAACCGATGATAATGCTGCTCATTTCACAGATGGTGAATGATGAATGTTGTCACCATCCTGTTTACACTCAAAATTTCTCAATCTTCAAGGTTGTTGGGAAACAAAACTGCACATTTGGTGTATCAATCCAACGCCGACGTTTACACGGTCCGATGATTTGctgtttaattaaaagatGAAGATACCTTGAAATATATTAGCTACGATTGATCGTGTATAACTATAATAGCACTCACCGTGATAGATCCGGGAATAAATATGCAACACATCACATGACAACATTTCAGCAAATGACACTCTGCTTAATGGAATCCTTTGCCGTGTGCCAactcgtcacacacacacacgtatagCGGATGGCTATGTGAGAAGCAAAGAAGCGCAAAGAAAAGCGGTATGCTGTGGTGTCAGAAAGAGGAGGCACGATCAGCGCGGTACGTGTGAAAAAGACAGCATGAATCAGCGTACACAAATCTTGGAGGGAAGTACGCGCTTGTGGGTTTTCGCGGGAGTGAAACCAGGGGAAACGGTGGGATCGCATACAAGTTTCCCCACTGGgtaggtgtcacctcttaaaACATGTTCTCGTGCagcggaaatctgaaaacagctggtaatttttggcgagttttctggctcgattgacacggaaaaaagcatcctcctgcgttgcatgctctcctggtatcatgaACTTGacacactggtcatttttggccagttttctgtctcgattgtcacggaaaaagcatcctccttcgttggatgctctcctggtatcagagcttgacaaactggtaatttttgacgagtttctgtctcgatcgacacggaaaagcatccccctgtgttggatgttctccatgtatcaggagctggaaaagctggtcatttttggcgagtttttgtctcgattgacacggaaaaagcatcctccttcgttggatgctctcctggtatcagagcctgacaaactggtaatttttgacgagtttctgtctcgatcgacacggaaaagcatccccctgtgttggatgttctccatgtatcaggagctggaaaagctggtcatttttggcgagtttttgtctcgattgacacggaaaagcatcctcctgcgttgcatgctctcctggtatcagagctttggtcttttttggtcagttttctgtctcgattgacacggaaaaagcatcttcaagcggtgcatgctctcctgttatcaggagcttgaaaaactggtcatttttggcgagttttctgtctcgatcgacacggaaaaagcatcctcctgcgttggatgctctcctggtatgagagcttgacaaactggtcatttttggcgagttttctgtctcgattgaaacggaaaaagcatcctcctgcgttggatgctctcctggtatcagagcttgacgcactggtaatttttggtgagttttctgtctcgattgacacggaaaaagcatccccctgcattggatgctctcctggtatcagaagcttgaaaaagtggttatttttggcgagttttctgtctcgattgacacggaaaaagcatcctcctgcgctggatgctctcctggtatcacgagcttgaaaaactggtaattttaagcgcgttttctggctcgatcgaaacggaaaaagcatcctcctgcattggatgctctcctggtatcaggagcttgaaaaactggtcattttcagcgcgttttctggctcgatcgaaacggaaaaagcatcctcctgcgttgcatacTCGGCTGGTATTAGAAGCATGacacactggtcatttttggcgagttttctgtctcgattgacacggaaaagcatcctcctgcgttgcatgctctcctggtatcaggagcttgaaaaactggtcatttttggcgagtgttctggctcgattgacacggaaaaagcatcctcctgcgttgcatgctctcctgcagcggcggatcaaacggtaggcggagtaggcggtcgcctagggcctcgccgtgttgggggccccaaacaatttgtgccgattgtgcgatttttggaaatttagcagcagagtaaatttatagcacaaaaatttaattgaaaaggtaaaaatttgatcgaaaatatcttccttggttatattaaacatttgtttctatttgactagctatttcggcccggttacacgactacgcaagagaagtcggcagtgtactcaaactccttcttctttatcggcacgatatccttaggatgttgaagcctaccatttatagttttttttacttaatttatccgtaggatagtcagtgctgcgtttggtggtccaaacgATTTTTTCCCGTGGttctgtcttgtgcagaccggctgcgctaccaatacaccatcatGCTGCCCCGTAAACCCTTTTTAATTCAACttattaatgttttctatttcttgaacaggaactttttgttacgtaacatacaataagatgaTACTAAGATTCCAGCTTCACAGtccatgtatgaaaaattaaattatttaagggatttttatacaaattccatgttatctttCTACTTGTAGGTCATTTCGCTTGGTATCTTCTGATACTTATTCATTGAGAACTTCTGGTGTCTAcccagatggtgattttggaatcctgtgtgttgtaATGGATCCGGTTTGCAcccattgtcacatagcaagcaagcaagagctctaaacagactcagaatgatgcatccaagttatctACTATCCTATAGAACTTCATACAATTCATCAATTTTTAatcatacatcagttaattatttGATATCATTTAGTGTTCAGAAGCTCATTTACGGTACAATGAATAtcttttgccaactagaacgtgcaacatcgtgatcggtgtTTGAATTCAGCATACCACCTAAAATGATTGATcgtgctgaattttacgatgcttatcaatgcaattttttattgacaatctaaattaatgattgagttttgagttttccggcgcttcgtggtcttggcctgctgccatggtcctctaaaccacctacggtcgagcgccgtcgttagccaatccataatcccgatTTGTCTGTTGGAAACATCAACGGCATCCCTCTATCTTATTTTGAGCCTACCAAGCCTCCTCTGTCTGACGACCTAAAACAGCTTTTTGGatagggtcgtccggtgtcattctcatgatgTGACAAGCCCACCGGAGTGCCTGAGcccatagagctcatcatttagcggctccatt
The Anopheles moucheti chromosome 2, idAnoMoucSN_F20_07, whole genome shotgun sequence genome window above contains:
- the LOC128309998 gene encoding innexin inx2, coding for MFDVFGSVKGLLKLDQVCIDNNIFRLHYKATVIILIAFSLLVTSRQYIGDPIDCIVDEIPLNVMDTYCWIYSTFTIPNRLTGIAGKDIVQPGVASHVDGHDEVKYHKYYQWVCFVLFFQAMLFYVPRYLWKTWEGGRIKMLVLDLNMPIMNEEAKERKKILVDYFADNIKGHNFYAMRFFFCEVLNFVNVLGQIYFMDFFLDGEFSTYGSEVVRFTEMEPEERGDPMARVFPKVTKCTFHKYGPSGSVQKFDGLCVLPLNIVNEKIYVFLWFWFILLTILTGISLMYRFAVIMMPKLRLLMLRARSRLSGHDEVELIASRCQMGDWFILYQLGKNIDPLIYKEIIYDLAQKVQGKEIV